A part of Oncorhynchus clarkii lewisi isolate Uvic-CL-2024 chromosome 17, UVic_Ocla_1.0, whole genome shotgun sequence genomic DNA contains:
- the LOC139369929 gene encoding calcium/calmodulin-dependent protein kinase II inhibitor 2-like: protein MSEVLQDKMSHYGNEDDEGHLSFTCRLQDTNNFFSGSQGGKRPPKLGQIGRSKRVVEDENGVDEALKNGTEKTQTEA, encoded by the exons ATGTCGGAAGTACTACAAGACAAAATGAGTCATTATGGAAATGAGGATGACGAGGGACACCTTTCCTTCACCTGTCGCCTCCAAGACACCAACAACTTCTTCAGCGGCTCGCAGGGGGGAAAACGCCCACCCAAACTTGGACAGATAGGCAGAAGCAAACGAG TTGTCGAGGACGAGAACGGCGTTGACGAGGCGCTAAAAAACGGgacagagaaaacacagacagaggcTTAA